The DNA segment CAGCGCGTGACCGGTCAGGCTCCCCGCGTCGAGACCGGTCACTGGGCCGACTCCGCCGTGACCAGCTCCAGGCGGCTGGCACGGTAGGCGACGCCGTCGGAGAGCTGACCGTTGAAGATCCGCGCCCACGGGGTCGCAAACAGCTCCACCGGCTGCACCATCACGCCCGGCTTCAGCCCGGCCGCCAGGCCCGAGTCCGGAACCGTGATCTTCAGGACCTCGGCCCGGCCATCCTCCATGAGCATCACGGTCACCGTGTACAGCGACTCGCCGGTCTCCCGGTCGGTGGCGACCTCCCCGGTCTGCTGGTCCTTGATCTTCAGCACCGGCTCGGTGCCCGCGATGCACACCGCCGACGGCAGCAGGGCAACCCGGATTCGAGACATGGCCATGCCATCACATCCCTTGATCGATGGAGCCGCTTGATCGGCTCGCAAGGAGCATAAGGAGATGATCGCTCATCTTGCAAGGTCGATTAGATTGTGAACTCGATCAGGTCGGTAGGCGGTCAGGTGGGAAACGCGCGGATGTGCCTTTAGCGCTAAGGCTTGCCGGCGATACCGTGGGGCCATGACTCTGCCCTTGGACGAGGACTCCCGGCCGCCGTACCTCCAGGCCGCCGAGGCGCTGCGAGACGCGATCCTGAACGGCGAGTTTCGCCCCGGCGAGCGCCTGCCCTCGGCCAACGTGCTGCGGGAGCGGTTCGGCGTCTCCAGCTCCACCGTCCAGAACGCCCTGCGGGTGCTCAAGCAAGAAGGGCTCGTCTACTCCCAGCTCGGCCGAGGCAGCTACGTCAGCGCCTCCGTCGGCCAGAGCACCGGCCCAGATGACGACGACCACGGCGACGCCGAGTCCGAGGGCCCGGACTGGCCGCTCGACGTCATCCGCAACGAAGACGGTCGCCCTCCATACGCCCAGGTAGCGGACATCCTCCGCCGTGAGATCACGGAAGG comes from the Streptomyces sp. KMM 9044 genome and includes:
- a CDS encoding SCO3933 family regulatory protein; this encodes MAMSRIRVALLPSAVCIAGTEPVLKIKDQQTGEVATDRETGESLYTVTVMLMEDGRAEVLKITVPDSGLAAGLKPGVMVQPVELFATPWARIFNGQLSDGVAYRASRLELVTAESAQ